A window of Gloeocapsopsis sp. IPPAS B-1203 contains these coding sequences:
- a CDS encoding M3 family metallopeptidase, whose amino-acid sequence MSATTITDNPLLIGKDLPPFEQIKPEHVVPAMTQLLGELETELATLEANVSSTWSGLVEPLDRITERLRWSWGIIGHLMGVKNSPELREAYETVQPKVVEFYNTLNQSKPLYDAFNALRHDRWDSLDVAQQRIVEAAIRDAELSGVGLEGEKRSRFNEIQLELAELSTKFSNHVLDATKAFSLTLTEQDEVDGLPLSLKSLAAQAARAAGEENATPEAGPWRITLDFPSFGPFMQHSTRRDLREKLYRAFIIRASSGDLDNSPLIERILQLRQEEAKLLGFDSYAELSLASKMAPSIEAVENLLEELRSASYDAAMQEFEELKAFAAAKGADSELKHWDISYWAERQREEKFNFTAEELRPYFPLPQVLDGLFGLVERVFGVSVTAADGQAPVWQPDVRYFQIADESGAIAYFYLDPYSRPAEKRGGAWMDDCIGRAKMTEAGTTLTRKPVAYLVCNQTPPVDGKPSLMTFNEVETLFHEFGHGLQHMLTKVDYAGAAGINNVEWDAVELPSQFMENWCYHRDTLLGMAKHYETGETLPEHYYQKLVAARNYMSGSAMLRQLHFSLVDLELHNRYQPSGSETVNDIRNQIAKSTTILPPLAEDAFLCAFGHIFAGGYAAGYYSYKWAEVLSADAFAAFEESGLEPEKIAATGKRFRDTVLALGGSKHPMEVFQSFRGREPSTEPLLRHSGLTKAA is encoded by the coding sequence ATGAGTGCAACCACAATTACTGACAATCCATTGCTAATCGGTAAAGATCTTCCTCCATTTGAGCAAATCAAGCCTGAACATGTTGTGCCAGCAATGACACAGTTACTAGGAGAATTGGAAACCGAACTTGCTACATTAGAAGCGAATGTCAGTTCAACTTGGAGTGGTTTAGTAGAGCCACTAGACCGGATTACAGAGCGTTTGCGGTGGAGTTGGGGTATCATTGGGCATTTGATGGGTGTAAAAAATAGCCCAGAATTGCGCGAAGCGTACGAAACCGTACAGCCCAAAGTTGTAGAGTTCTACAACACGCTCAATCAAAGTAAACCCTTGTATGATGCGTTTAACGCTTTACGACACGATCGCTGGGATAGTTTAGATGTTGCACAACAGAGGATTGTAGAAGCAGCGATTCGAGATGCTGAGCTTTCTGGTGTAGGTTTAGAAGGAGAAAAGCGATCGCGCTTTAACGAAATTCAACTGGAACTTGCAGAACTTTCAACCAAGTTTTCTAATCATGTTTTAGACGCGACAAAAGCTTTTAGCCTAACATTGACAGAACAAGACGAAGTTGATGGTTTACCGTTGAGTCTCAAAAGTTTAGCTGCACAAGCGGCGCGGGCTGCTGGTGAAGAAAATGCTACACCCGAAGCAGGTCCCTGGCGGATTACTTTAGACTTCCCCAGTTTTGGTCCTTTCATGCAGCATAGTACTCGCCGCGATTTACGCGAGAAATTATACAGGGCTTTTATTATTCGGGCATCATCAGGTGATTTAGACAACTCGCCGCTGATTGAACGGATTTTGCAACTACGCCAGGAAGAAGCTAAATTACTTGGCTTTGATAGTTATGCGGAGTTAAGTTTGGCGAGTAAAATGGCTCCGAGCATTGAAGCAGTAGAAAACCTCTTAGAGGAATTGCGGAGTGCCAGCTATGATGCAGCAATGCAAGAATTTGAAGAGTTAAAAGCATTTGCAGCGGCTAAGGGTGCGGATAGTGAGTTAAAACATTGGGATATCAGCTATTGGGCAGAACGCCAACGCGAAGAAAAGTTTAACTTTACGGCAGAAGAGTTGCGTCCTTATTTCCCGTTACCACAAGTTCTAGACGGGCTATTTGGCTTAGTTGAGCGTGTTTTTGGTGTAAGTGTGACTGCTGCGGATGGTCAAGCACCAGTATGGCAGCCAGATGTGAGATATTTCCAGATTGCAGATGAAAGTGGCGCGATCGCATATTTCTATCTCGATCCCTACAGTCGCCCTGCAGAAAAGCGCGGCGGGGCTTGGATGGATGATTGCATCGGTCGTGCCAAAATGACTGAAGCAGGAACAACTTTAACTCGTAAACCTGTAGCTTATCTTGTGTGCAACCAAACACCCCCAGTGGATGGCAAACCAAGTTTAATGACTTTCAATGAAGTAGAAACTCTATTCCATGAATTTGGTCACGGTTTGCAGCATATGCTGACGAAGGTAGACTATGCTGGGGCAGCAGGCATTAATAATGTTGAATGGGATGCAGTTGAACTGCCTAGCCAGTTTATGGAGAACTGGTGCTATCACCGCGATACCTTATTAGGAATGGCGAAGCATTATGAAACGGGTGAAACTTTGCCTGAGCATTATTATCAAAAGTTAGTTGCTGCGCGTAACTACATGAGTGGTAGTGCAATGTTACGGCAACTGCATTTCAGCTTGGTTGATCTTGAATTACACAATCGCTATCAACCTAGTGGTAGTGAAACAGTTAATGATATACGCAATCAAATCGCTAAGTCTACTACTATTTTGCCACCGCTAGCAGAAGATGCCTTTTTGTGTGCGTTTGGTCATATTTTTGCTGGTGGATATGCCGCAGGCTATTACAGCTATAAGTGGGCAGAGGTGCTCAGTGCTGACGCTTTTGCGGCTTTTGAGGAATCAGGGTTGGAACCTGAGAAGATTGCTGCTACAGGGAAGCGCTTCCGCGATACAGTGCTGGCGTTAGGTGGTAGCAAGCATCCGATGGAAGTCTTTCAATCATTCCGAGGACGCGAACCTAGTACTGAACCTTTACTGAGACACAGTGGCTTGACTAAAGCAGCTTAG
- a CDS encoding DUF1824 family protein — MFNPQQQSHLTVEAAQTLLQDFNCTAGKVTSESEKALIRQAVLVVSRFSDYQILGICADTATQGIAALASYAKALGYQPNLDLTLIEDPVYIKFNPVTSLCYLNPYSGEHRGVLVSCQSPESGAINEMYGHLPLDLFE; from the coding sequence ATGTTTAACCCACAACAGCAATCTCATCTTACTGTCGAAGCAGCACAGACACTTTTACAAGACTTTAATTGTACTGCTGGTAAAGTCACTTCTGAATCGGAGAAAGCATTGATTCGTCAGGCTGTTTTAGTTGTCAGTCGTTTTTCTGATTACCAAATTTTGGGAATTTGTGCTGATACAGCAACCCAGGGTATAGCAGCTTTGGCAAGTTATGCAAAAGCCTTGGGCTATCAACCTAATCTTGATTTAACTTTGATTGAAGATCCTGTTTATATTAAATTTAATCCAGTGACTAGTTTGTGTTATCTCAATCCTTATTCTGGAGAACATCGAGGTGTACTTGTCTCTTGTCAATCCCCAGAATCAGGAGCAATCAACGAAATGTACGGTCATCTACCGTTAGATTTATTTGAGTAA
- a CDS encoding chemotaxis protein CheW produces the protein MKNAFANSNLHSRKHSHSQTAVKFQKLVVFGMGNINLALPSDAVFKVTNQVPVYGSGFNGVGLAHFGDRQITIVELHRRFFTAKGKYLIIVENKVGELYGIPVASVPTLIDVPLSRIQVLPDSYRHADLLAIATHVCHIPQAETSLTVFLLDVDQLLPSS, from the coding sequence ATGAAAAACGCATTTGCCAATTCAAATCTTCATAGCCGAAAGCATTCTCACAGCCAAACTGCTGTAAAGTTCCAAAAACTAGTTGTATTTGGCATGGGTAATATTAACTTAGCACTACCCAGCGATGCCGTATTTAAAGTAACTAACCAAGTGCCAGTTTACGGATCTGGATTTAACGGTGTAGGGCTGGCACATTTTGGCGATCGCCAGATTACCATTGTTGAGCTACATCGGCGCTTTTTTACAGCCAAAGGGAAATACTTAATCATTGTTGAGAACAAAGTAGGAGAACTTTATGGTATTCCAGTTGCATCCGTTCCGACTTTGATAGATGTCCCGTTATCGAGAATTCAAGTTTTGCCAGACTCATATCGTCACGCAGATTTACTAGCGATCGCCACTCATGTTTGTCACATTCCGCAAGCCGAAACGTCCTTAACAGTCTTCTTGCTAGATGTCGATCAACTCTTGCCATCTTCCTGA
- a CDS encoding pentapeptide repeat-containing protein, translated as MKRFYRLAVVAFVFLLFVVFPMTAQAASSSSISRAAATGEVIGKDYSGQNLQTAEFANADLEAANFSNADLRGVVFNGAKLTKANLRGADFTNGIAYIVDFSGADLSDAVMEEAMMLRSTFNNVEITGADFTNAVLDRTVVKKLCAQANGINSKTGVVTRDSLGC; from the coding sequence ATGAAGCGTTTCTATCGACTTGCAGTAGTTGCTTTTGTGTTTTTACTTTTTGTAGTCTTTCCTATGACTGCACAAGCAGCTAGTTCTTCTTCTATTTCTCGTGCTGCGGCTACTGGAGAAGTCATCGGCAAAGATTACTCAGGTCAAAACTTACAAACGGCTGAGTTTGCCAATGCAGATTTAGAAGCAGCTAATTTTAGTAATGCTGACTTACGCGGTGTGGTTTTTAATGGTGCAAAGTTAACAAAAGCAAATTTACGTGGAGCCGATTTTACAAATGGAATTGCCTATATAGTTGACTTTTCTGGGGCTGACTTAAGTGATGCTGTGATGGAAGAGGCTATGATGCTGCGTTCCACATTCAATAATGTTGAGATTACTGGTGCTGATTTTACTAATGCAGTTCTTGACAGAACTGTGGTTAAAAAACTCTGTGCGCAAGCAAACGGGATAAATTCAAAAACAGGAGTGGTGACACGCGATTCGTTGGGTTGCTAA
- a CDS encoding GAF domain-containing protein codes for MKAPLPSNEEARLKALREYKILDTDPEQAFDDLTRLASQICETPIAVVSLVDSDRQWFKSKLGLDASETSRDVAFCAHTILQSDLFVVPDAQQDMRFSDNPLVTSGPQIRFYAGAPLLTSEDVAVGSLCAIDYVPRNLTPQQQEALEILGRQVVTQLKLRRNIAELEATLRQRQETEQALRASQEQYRSLLDLSSETIAVHVAGKLEYINAAGARLFGAVTPDQLIGKQLLDFVHPDSRAAVATRQNQVQVNQAIAINQEKLIRLDSQVIDVEMTEVPIIHSGQPATQVMIRDITALKQMKEAMLRATVAELAKQELEKEIIGRRQLEESLKEQ; via the coding sequence GTGAAAGCTCCATTACCTAGTAACGAGGAAGCTAGGCTTAAAGCCCTACGCGAGTATAAAATTCTCGATACCGATCCCGAACAAGCATTCGATGACTTGACTCGTTTAGCTTCGCAAATTTGTGAAACTCCAATCGCGGTAGTAAGTCTAGTCGATTCTGATCGACAATGGTTCAAGTCGAAGTTAGGCTTAGATGCTTCAGAAACCTCTCGCGACGTTGCTTTTTGTGCGCATACAATCCTCCAAAGTGATTTGTTTGTTGTTCCAGATGCTCAGCAAGATATGCGCTTCTCTGACAATCCTCTGGTAACATCAGGTCCTCAGATTCGATTTTATGCTGGCGCGCCATTATTGACTTCAGAAGACGTTGCTGTTGGTAGCTTATGTGCAATTGACTATGTGCCTCGCAATTTGACTCCCCAGCAACAAGAAGCACTAGAGATTTTAGGTCGTCAGGTTGTCACGCAACTGAAGTTACGCCGCAACATAGCTGAATTAGAAGCAACACTCCGACAACGCCAAGAAACCGAACAAGCTCTTAGAGCAAGCCAAGAACAATATCGCAGTTTGCTGGATCTTTCTTCAGAAACAATTGCTGTCCATGTTGCAGGAAAACTGGAATATATCAATGCTGCGGGAGCAAGGCTTTTTGGTGCAGTTACTCCAGACCAACTTATTGGCAAGCAACTTTTAGATTTTGTCCATCCAGATTCTAGGGCGGCTGTAGCAACGCGACAAAATCAAGTGCAAGTCAATCAAGCAATTGCTATCAATCAAGAAAAGTTAATTCGGCTTGATAGCCAAGTCATCGATGTTGAGATGACAGAAGTACCAATTATTCATTCGGGTCAACCAGCAACGCAGGTGATGATTAGGGATATTACTGCACTCAAACAGATGAAAGAGGCAATGCTACGTGCAACAGTGGCTGAACTTGCCAAACAAGAACTAGAAAAGGAAATTATTGGACGCAGACAGCTAGAGGAGAGCTTGAAAGAGCAGTAA